From a single Loxodonta africana isolate mLoxAfr1 chromosome 9, mLoxAfr1.hap2, whole genome shotgun sequence genomic region:
- the LOC100674600 gene encoding olfactory receptor 13F1-like isoform X1, with translation MVKTNCTIISNFIFLGFTHYPKVEIFIFVLCLLIYLITLLGNIILISVSILDSHLHTPMYFFLSNLSFLDIWYTSSALTPMVANFVAGENSISFSGCAAQMYFSLAMGSTECVLLSMMAYDRYVAICNPLRYPIIMNRRVCAHIAAGSWVTGCLTALVETMSVLQLSLCGNNTINHFTCEILAVLKLVYVDTSMAQLIMLVISILLLPMPMLLICISYAFILSNILRISSVHGRSKAFSTCAAHLTVVVLFYGTALSMYLKPSAVESQEIDKFMALVYAGLTPMLNPIIYSLRNKEVKMAVKKCAFFIPSCK, from the coding sequence ATGGTTAAGACAAACTGTAcaataatttcaaattttatttttctgggaTTTACCCACTACCCCAAAGTTGAGATCTTCATATTTGTGCTGTGCCTGCTGATATACCTGATCACCTTGCTGGGCAATATTATTCTGATCTCCGTCAGCATCCTGGACTCCCACttgcacacccccatgtactttttcctcagtaaCCTCTCCTTTCTGGACATCTGGTACACCTCTTCTGCTCTCACTCCAATGGTGGCAAACTTCGTTGCAGGGGAAAACAGCATCTCATTCTCAGGATGTGCTGCTCAGATGTACTTCTCTCTTGCCATGGGCTCCACCGAGTGTGTGCTCCTGTCCATGATGGCGTATGACCGGTATGTAGCCATCTGCAACCCCCTGAGATATCCCATCATCATGAACAGGAGGGTTTGTGCACACATTGCAGCTGGCTCCTGGGTGACGGGCTGCCTCACCGCCCTGGTGGAAACAATGTCTGTGCTACAGTTGTCTCTTTGTGGTAATAACACCATCAATCATTTCACTTGTGAAATTCTGGCTGTCTTGAAACTGGTTTATGTGGACACCTCCATGGCACAGTTAATCATGCTGGTGATCAGCATACTACTTCTTCCCATGCCAATGCTCCTTATTTGTATCTCGTATGCCTTCATCCTCTCCAACATTCTGAGAATCAGCTCTGTGCATGGACGAAGCAAAGCCTTTTCAACATGTGCAGCCCACCTGACTGTGGTAGTTTTGTTCTATGGCACAGCTCTCTCCATGTACCTTAAGCCTTCAGCTGTAGAGTCACAGGAAATAGATAAATTTATGGCTTTGGTATATGCTGGATTAACCCCCATGTTGAATCCTATCATCTATAGTCTACGGAACAAGGAGGTAAAAATGGCTGTAAAAAAGTGTGCTTTCTTTATTCCCAGTTGCAAATAA
- the LOC100674600 gene encoding olfactory receptor 13F1-like isoform X2 encodes MVKTNCTIISNFIFLGFTHYPKVEIFIFVLCLLIYLITLLGNIILISVSILDSHLHTPMYFFLSNLSFLDIWYTSSALTPMVANFVAGENSISFSGCAAQMYFSLAMGSTECVLLSMMAYDRYVAICNPLRYPIIMNRRVCAHIAAGSWVTGCLTALVETMSVLQLSLCGNNTINHFTCEILAVLKLVYVDTSMAQLIMLVISILLLPMPMLLICISYAFILSNILRISSVHGRSKAFSTCAAHLTVVVLFYGTALSMYLKPSAVESQEIDKFMALVYAGLTPMLNPIIYSLRNKEVKMAVKNLMCLSDP; translated from the coding sequence ATGGTTAAGACAAACTGTAcaataatttcaaattttatttttctgggaTTTACCCACTACCCCAAAGTTGAGATCTTCATATTTGTGCTGTGCCTGCTGATATACCTGATCACCTTGCTGGGCAATATTATTCTGATCTCCGTCAGCATCCTGGACTCCCACttgcacacccccatgtactttttcctcagtaaCCTCTCCTTTCTGGACATCTGGTACACCTCTTCTGCTCTCACTCCAATGGTGGCAAACTTCGTTGCAGGGGAAAACAGCATCTCATTCTCAGGATGTGCTGCTCAGATGTACTTCTCTCTTGCCATGGGCTCCACCGAGTGTGTGCTCCTGTCCATGATGGCGTATGACCGGTATGTAGCCATCTGCAACCCCCTGAGATATCCCATCATCATGAACAGGAGGGTTTGTGCACACATTGCAGCTGGCTCCTGGGTGACGGGCTGCCTCACCGCCCTGGTGGAAACAATGTCTGTGCTACAGTTGTCTCTTTGTGGTAATAACACCATCAATCATTTCACTTGTGAAATTCTGGCTGTCTTGAAACTGGTTTATGTGGACACCTCCATGGCACAGTTAATCATGCTGGTGATCAGCATACTACTTCTTCCCATGCCAATGCTCCTTATTTGTATCTCGTATGCCTTCATCCTCTCCAACATTCTGAGAATCAGCTCTGTGCATGGACGAAGCAAAGCCTTTTCAACATGTGCAGCCCACCTGACTGTGGTAGTTTTGTTCTATGGCACAGCTCTCTCCATGTACCTTAAGCCTTCAGCTGTAGAGTCACAGGAAATAGATAAATTTATGGCTTTGGTATATGCTGGATTAACCCCCATGTTGAATCCTATCATCTATAGTCTACGGAACAAGGAGGTAAAAATGGCTGTAAAAAA